A segment of the Clostridium sp. CM027 genome:
GCTGGTCTTTGTATTATATTAAGAGGGATTTATAACACATTCAAAGTAAAGAGTTAACACGTTATGTTACATTCAAAATGAAGTTTTAAAGGAATAGGCAATAGACCCAATGTGAAAGTAACACAATTACATTTGTGTTACTTTCAGAATATTAATATAATCTAAATAAAGTAAACCCCACATCGTTAGATATGAGGTTATCAACTGGGTCCTTCATTTGTCTTACATATTTTGATACAATCCTAATTAATTATTTTCATTAAATTTCCCCCCTCTTATTTCATATTTTAATGTAGAATCAACTAATTCTTCTAAATAACAGCTATTTCTTAATTAGCCTCATATTCTATACTACAAAGATTCTCCACCTGTTAAGCACCACAATGCTTAACAGGTCTTCATTCGTTACAATACATTACGTATGTATTTATTTAAATCGACTTAAATAATTTATTGGTTTTTAATAATATCTTTTTTAAGCGTTTTTTATTATCGCTTATAATGGGTTCTAAATCTTTCACTATAATATTTTTTGCTTTATCCAAAGTTTCTTTTCTATTTATATATATATTAAAAGTATTTAACTCTGTATAAAATTCCTCTAGCTGCAAATATAGCTCTGCATCATAAACTGCTAATAAATCAGCATCTATTTTTCCCCATAAAGTAAATTTTACATCCAGTTCTAAAGCTTTACTATTTACATTTAATTTTTTATTAATCCTTATTATTTCATTGTAATTATCAAAAGAGTTTTTAAATTCGTTTTCTTCACTCAAAATAAATTCGCAAAATCTTGTTAAATATTTTATTTTTTCTTTAGATTTATTAAATTTACTAATTTTTTCATATAAAAATTTTATTTGAGGTGCTAATACAAATGATTTACCAATAAATTTTAATAATTTAATTTCTAAATCATTAAAGTCATTAAAAATATTTTTGTTATTAAGCTTTTCAATAGAACGTTCAATATCATTTATTTCATCAGAATTTCCACGATAGTCTTCCTTAAGATAAGATAAGTCAGCTTCGTATTCCATAATAAATTCATATGGTTTTTCCGTATATATTGTAACTTCACTTACTGGTTCCCCATATCTATCATGCTCCACATGTACTTCTTTATATATATTTAATTGACTAACACAGTAATATAGGTCTACTAAATTAGTATCTAGGCTATTATCAATATAAAATTGTTTGTTTAATTCTTCAAGAGATATATACTCATTTAAAGCATTATCAATTATGGTTTTATTATTTATCATTTCTTTCTCAAGTTTTAGAAATTGAACATATAACTTATTGTTATCCTTTTTATTTTTGTATCTTTGATATATGTTAAAACTAAAGTAACCAAAAACTAAAGTTAAAATAGCTTTCAAAATCTCAATTATACAACTTTTTATAAATGGAGTATTTAAATGCATACATATCACCTCACCGTCATGTTAAACAATACCATTAACTGAGAATTAAGTAAATTATCCAGTTCAATTTTTTTATTTTTTAAATATATTTTATTACACCAATGAGACTTACAAAGTCGTGAAAATAAATTTTCACGACTTTTGTAGTATATGAACATCTAGCTTATAGACTCAAAGTGAAAGTAACACAATTACTATTGTGTTACTTTCACACCTATGGAAACATAAAATTTTAGGTTTAAAAAATTTAATACTGATTATAAATCCAACAATAATAGCCAGTAACCCTTAATATGATCTAATATATCTATTAAAGGTTACTGGCTATGTGATAATTACACTTATGGTGCTAATCTTATTCTATCTCTTGGAAATAATGATGCTTCTCTTACATTTTCTAAGCCTAGTAATTGTGCTGTAATCCTCTCAAGTCCAATTGCAAGTCCTCCATGTGGTGGCATTCCATATTTGAAAACAGAAGTGTAATTGTGATAAACTTCTGGTGTTAAACCTTTATATTTAATATTATTAATTAACATGTTATAGTCGTGAATTCTTTGACCTCCTGTTGTAATTTCTACTCCTCTAAATAATAAGTCAAAGCTATGAGTTTCATTTTCACCTAAAGGCATTGTATACATTGGTCTTTTTTTTCTCGGATAATGTGTTAAAAAAATAAAATCACACCCAAGTTTCTCTTTTGAATATTTACAAATCAATTTTTCTGCATCAGGATCTAAATCTCCATCTAAATCTGATTTATTATATTCAGTTCTCAATATTTCTAATGCTTCACTAAATTTTATTCTTGGAATCTTTGTATTTAATTTAGGTAAATCTACATTTAATATTTTTAAATATTTTTTCCCCTCTTGAAATGTTTTGTTTATTATAAATATAATTAAATTTTCTTCCAAATCCATTATATCTTTTTCATCTTCAATAAATCCCATCTCACAGTCCATGCTAACATATTCATTAAGATGCCTGCTAGTATTATGTTCTTCTGCCCTATATACATGAGCTACCTCAAAAACTCTTTCAAATCCGGCACCTACCATCATCTGTTTATAAAATTGAGGACTTTGAGCTAGGTATGCTTTTTTTTCAAAATATTTCAATTCAAATACTTCTGTTCCTCCCTCAGCACCTTCAGCCACAATTTTAGGTGTGAAAATTTCTGTAAAACCTTCTTTAGATAAGAAATACCTAAACCCTTGTACAATCAGGTTTTGTATTTTAAATATTGAATTGATTTTTTCGTGACGTAGGCTCAAAACTCTATTATCTAACATAGTATCTAAGTTAATGTCTAAAGTAGATTTATTTATTTCTATTGGTAATTCTTCTGTTGCACTATTAATTATTTCAAATTCTTCAATTACTATTTCATAAGGATTTAACACGTTTTTATCTTCTTTTACTTCCCCAAAGATTGATATTACTGATTCTAACTTTATTGTACTCATATCTACAGCATTATTTTCTGCAATGCATTGTACAAAACCAGTTCTATCCCTCATTATAATGAATGTTATAGTTTTTAACTTTCTTACTCTATAAACCCACCCTTTGATTTGTATTTTCTTACCTATTAAATTGTCTATTTCATTTATCATAACTCTTTTCATATACAATCTCTCCTTTAAAATTGATAGTAAAAAATCCCTTGAGTAAAAAACTCAAGGGACGAAATTCGCGGTGCCACCCTAATTAACATAATTTAATAAGCTCTACAAAATAGTAGTATACAATTCAGAATGGGCCCCATTCTGAACAAAAAAATAAAAGCCTCAACTTCTTATTTATAGAAGTGAAAACTTTTTCCACGGTACCATCCTACTTTGACAAAGTTTATTAAACTACGCCATCTCAATTCCCTATAACGGAGGAATCCGATTTATCTTACTTTAATGTTCAGATAAACTTCTCAGAGATGTCTTTCAATATTACTTTTCTCATGGAGCTTCCACCATTCTCCATTCGCTTTAGATACTCAGATAACATTTACTCTTCTCTTCACAGAATCATGAATATTCATTTATTACATTATATTACTTATTGTTTGCTAAATCAATAGGAAAATTAAATAGAATTATACATAGTTAATGTCGTGAAATAATTAATTTCACGACATTTAATAAAACTCTATAACTAGCCTACACCCTCATTTTTTATTTTATGTGTGACAATATATACTCCTTTGATAACATTTTTAGTGTCTAATTGAGAATATACACCCCTTTTATGCACTATTTACAATTTTATCCATAACTTAAATTTCTTAATACCATCCTAATTATTATCTATTTTTTCCGTTAATAAATTAAACAACCTTTTTAATACCATAAACAAGGTTAGTATAAAAACTAAAATTAAATATAATAATATAAAATCTAATAGTACATGTATAATAGAGTTGAATTTTATAAACATGAATAGAGATACTACTATAACTAAAATAGCTACAATGATTGAAAATGAAACATTGTATAAAACTTCTTTTATAAAAATCTTAT
Coding sequences within it:
- the aspS gene encoding aspartate--tRNA(Asn) ligase; translated protein: MKRVMINEIDNLIGKKIQIKGWVYRVRKLKTITFIIMRDRTGFVQCIAENNAVDMSTIKLESVISIFGEVKEDKNVLNPYEIVIEEFEIINSATEELPIEINKSTLDINLDTMLDNRVLSLRHEKINSIFKIQNLIVQGFRYFLSKEGFTEIFTPKIVAEGAEGGTEVFELKYFEKKAYLAQSPQFYKQMMVGAGFERVFEVAHVYRAEEHNTSRHLNEYVSMDCEMGFIEDEKDIMDLEENLIIFIINKTFQEGKKYLKILNVDLPKLNTKIPRIKFSEALEILRTEYNKSDLDGDLDPDAEKLICKYSKEKLGCDFIFLTHYPRKKRPMYTMPLGENETHSFDLLFRGVEITTGGQRIHDYNMLINNIKYKGLTPEVYHNYTSVFKYGMPPHGGLAIGLERITAQLLGLENVREASLFPRDRIRLAP